The following proteins are encoded in a genomic region of Synechococcus sp. ROS8604:
- the uvrA gene encoding excinuclease ABC subunit UvrA, whose amino-acid sequence MGRPAPTAKDDSTSSKVETLSGGSPEDVIRVRGARQHNLKDVDVTIPRNKMVVFTGVSGSGKSSLAFDTIFAEGQRRYVESLSAYARQFLGQVDKPDVDAIEGLSPAISIDQKSTSHNPRSTVGTVTEIHDYLRLLFGRAGEPHCPECGRSIRPQTIDEMVDQILTLPEGTRYQLLAPVVRGKKGTHSKLISGLAAEGFARIRIDGEVRELADNIEIDKNHQHAIEVVVDRLVAREGIQERLNDSLRTALKRGDGLALVEVVPKKGEEIPEGVEKERLYSENYACPVHGAVMEELSPRLFSFNSPYGACEVCHGIGYIKKFTVERVIPDPSQPVYSAVVPWAEKDNSYYFSLLYSVGEAFGFEIKTPWKDLTDEQKDILLNGSREPIQIQADSRYRKSQTYMRPFEGILPILERQLRDASGEAQRQKLEKYLELVPCESCAGLRLRPEALAVKVGPYRITDLTAVSVGQTLERIESLMGAGSHEGSEPLLNSRQMQIGDLVLKEIRMRLRFLLDVGLDYLSLDRPAMTLSGGEAQRIRLATQIGAGLTGVLYVLDEPSIGLHQRDNDRLLATLERLRDLGNTLVVVEHDEDTIRAADHLVDIGPGAGVHGGHIVAEGSIDDLLGAKDSLTGAYLSGRKSIPTPAERRNGGTRILKLLDCSRNNLEGLNVEFPLGRLVSVTGVSGSGKSTLVNELLHPALEHGLGRKIPFPQGLGELRGLKSIDKVIVIDQSPIGRTPRSNPATYTGAFDPIRQIFAATVEAKARGYQVGQFSFNVKGGRCEACRGQGVNVIEMNFLPDVYVQCDVCKGARFNRETLQVTYKGHTIADVLEMTVEQAADVFSAIPQAADRLTTLVDVGLGYVKLGQPAPTLSGGEAQRVKLATELSRRATGKTLYLIDEPTTGLSFYDVHKLMDVIQRLVDKGNSVICIEHNLDVIRCSDWVIDLGPEGGNKGGQIVVTGTPEEVAQHETSHTGRYLKQVLKQHPPQIIQSIEAAA is encoded by the coding sequence ATGGGGCGCCCTGCTCCGACCGCAAAGGATGATTCCACCTCGTCGAAGGTTGAGACCTTGAGTGGGGGATCTCCGGAGGATGTGATTCGGGTGCGTGGTGCCCGGCAGCACAACCTCAAAGACGTGGATGTCACGATTCCGCGCAATAAAATGGTGGTGTTCACCGGTGTGAGTGGCAGCGGAAAGAGTTCCTTAGCGTTCGACACGATCTTTGCGGAAGGCCAGCGTCGCTATGTGGAGAGCCTGTCTGCCTATGCGCGTCAGTTTCTTGGCCAGGTGGATAAACCAGATGTGGATGCCATTGAGGGGCTATCCCCGGCGATTTCGATTGATCAGAAATCAACGAGCCATAACCCCCGCTCCACCGTTGGCACGGTGACCGAGATTCACGACTATCTGCGTCTGTTGTTTGGTCGTGCTGGGGAGCCCCATTGTCCTGAATGTGGCCGTTCCATTCGGCCCCAGACTATTGACGAAATGGTTGATCAGATTTTGACGCTTCCTGAGGGAACGCGTTATCAACTTTTAGCGCCGGTGGTGCGCGGAAAAAAGGGAACGCACAGCAAATTGATCAGTGGTTTAGCCGCTGAAGGTTTTGCTCGGATTCGCATTGATGGTGAGGTTCGTGAGCTGGCAGACAACATTGAGATCGACAAAAATCATCAGCACGCTATTGAAGTTGTTGTAGACCGTCTGGTCGCTCGAGAAGGAATTCAGGAACGGCTGAATGATTCTCTGCGGACGGCATTGAAACGTGGTGATGGTTTAGCTCTTGTTGAAGTGGTACCAAAAAAGGGAGAAGAAATACCCGAAGGTGTGGAGAAAGAAAGGCTCTATTCTGAGAACTATGCATGCCCTGTTCATGGGGCGGTGATGGAAGAGCTATCACCAAGACTTTTTTCGTTCAACAGTCCTTATGGAGCCTGCGAGGTTTGTCATGGAATTGGTTACATCAAAAAATTCACTGTTGAACGGGTTATTCCAGATCCGTCCCAGCCTGTGTATTCCGCTGTCGTGCCGTGGGCAGAAAAAGATAATTCGTACTACTTCTCGCTGTTGTACTCCGTAGGAGAAGCTTTTGGGTTTGAAATCAAGACTCCATGGAAGGATCTCACCGATGAACAAAAAGATATTTTGTTGAATGGAAGTCGCGAGCCGATTCAAATTCAGGCAGATAGCCGTTATCGAAAATCTCAGACCTACATGAGACCTTTTGAGGGAATTTTACCGATTCTTGAGCGTCAGCTTCGTGATGCGAGTGGAGAAGCACAGAGGCAGAAACTTGAAAAATATTTAGAGCTAGTCCCCTGTGAGAGTTGTGCTGGACTTCGCTTGCGACCTGAGGCGCTTGCAGTGAAAGTTGGGCCGTATCGGATTACGGATCTGACAGCAGTCAGTGTGGGTCAAACCCTCGAACGGATTGAAAGCTTGATGGGAGCGGGCAGCCATGAAGGCTCCGAGCCCCTGCTGAATTCTCGTCAGATGCAGATCGGAGATCTTGTGCTGAAGGAGATTCGAATGCGACTGCGTTTTTTGCTTGACGTGGGATTGGATTATTTGAGCTTGGACCGACCGGCGATGACGCTGTCAGGTGGAGAAGCACAGAGGATTCGTCTTGCGACTCAAATTGGTGCTGGGCTCACGGGTGTTCTCTATGTGCTCGATGAACCGAGTATTGGCTTGCATCAGCGCGACAACGATCGCTTATTGGCCACGCTTGAACGTTTGAGAGATCTAGGCAACACCTTGGTGGTGGTTGAGCATGATGAAGACACGATCCGAGCCGCAGACCATCTTGTGGATATTGGACCTGGAGCCGGAGTGCATGGTGGTCACATCGTTGCTGAAGGGTCGATTGATGACTTATTAGGTGCTAAAGACTCTTTAACTGGTGCTTATTTAAGCGGGAGGAAGAGTATTCCTACTCCAGCAGAGCGCCGTAATGGTGGTACTCGTATTTTGAAACTTCTTGATTGCTCCCGCAATAATCTTGAGGGATTAAATGTGGAGTTTCCGCTGGGGAGACTGGTTTCAGTCACTGGTGTGAGTGGGAGTGGAAAGAGCACGTTGGTGAATGAGCTTTTGCATCCAGCTTTGGAACATGGTCTTGGCCGCAAGATTCCTTTTCCTCAAGGATTGGGAGAACTGCGCGGTCTCAAGTCAATCGATAAGGTGATTGTGATTGATCAGTCCCCTATTGGTCGAACTCCTCGTTCTAATCCCGCTACTTACACAGGAGCATTTGATCCTATTCGTCAGATTTTTGCGGCCACAGTGGAGGCCAAAGCCCGTGGTTATCAGGTTGGTCAGTTCAGCTTCAATGTGAAAGGTGGCCGTTGTGAGGCTTGTCGTGGCCAGGGCGTAAACGTGATTGAAATGAATTTTTTACCCGATGTCTATGTCCAATGTGATGTCTGTAAAGGAGCCCGTTTTAACCGCGAAACGCTTCAGGTCACCTACAAAGGTCACACGATTGCTGATGTTCTGGAAATGACAGTGGAACAGGCCGCTGATGTGTTTTCTGCGATCCCTCAGGCTGCTGATCGCTTAACCACACTGGTTGATGTTGGTCTTGGATATGTAAAGTTAGGCCAGCCAGCCCCAACACTTTCTGGTGGTGAAGCTCAGCGCGTCAAACTTGCTACGGAATTGTCGCGACGCGCTACCGGAAAGACGCTTTATCTAATCGACGAACCAACCACCGGACTCAGCTTCTATGATGTTCATAAATTGATGGACGTTATTCAAAGACTTGTCGATAAGGGTAATTCTGTGATTTGTATTGAGCATAATTTGGATGTTATTCGTTGTTCCGATTGGGTTATTGATTTAGGTCCAGAGGGTGGTAATAAGGGAGGCCAAATTGTTGTTACTGGAACCCCTGAAGAGGTTGCTCAACATGAAACTAGTCATACCGGTCGCTATCTCAAACAAGTTTTAAAGCAGCATCCTCCACAAATAATTCAATCAATTGAGGCTGCGGCATGA
- the recN gene encoding DNA repair protein RecN — MLTGLRLDNIALIERLELAFEQGFTVLTGETGAGKSLLLDALDALLGGMQGTSAGRLVRTGCDRAVIEATFTPDAAARRWLQEHQLDDDGGDLVLSREWRRQDDRLSSRSRLNGSVVNRQQLLQLRPLLIDLTVQGQTQQLAYLGQQRRWIDRLGGEPLARCLQTVRECFQIWQTCHADVLKLETDRCRLQEEQQEQDALLMELEAASLDDPSEIQQLEQEQDRLVHGVRLLEGLAVLIGRLQDGAEQAPSALDHLMACCHELQQLQTLDASLSVSAESCLDLEAGVLDLIRGLEAYGAALESDPERLGVLQERLALLKRLERRYGVELKVLIERRDALRDQHAAGGADAALEVLRYQEQEARKHRDSCNQSLTALRQASAVGLEERLMAHLRPMGLENVRFRVDFSAAEPMDLGADAICFLFSANPGQPLSPLGEVASGGEMSRFLLALKTCLADVDGSSTLLFDEIDSGVSGRVSGEMANLLRTMAKHRQVFCVTHQPLVAAAADHHFRVSKEVVDGETCSRVSHLRDTQARRQELAELAGGDFEDAQAYAASLLEQRAA; from the coding sequence GTGCTGACCGGTCTGAGACTGGACAACATCGCACTGATCGAGCGCTTGGAGTTGGCGTTCGAGCAAGGTTTTACCGTGCTCACCGGTGAGACAGGGGCAGGAAAGTCCCTGTTGTTAGATGCGCTTGATGCCCTCCTGGGTGGCATGCAAGGGACGTCTGCGGGGCGGTTGGTAAGGACGGGTTGTGATCGCGCAGTGATTGAAGCGACTTTCACACCCGACGCCGCTGCGCGACGTTGGCTTCAAGAGCATCAACTGGATGATGACGGCGGTGATTTGGTTCTGTCGCGGGAGTGGCGACGACAAGACGATCGCTTGAGCAGTCGCTCAAGGCTGAATGGCAGCGTCGTGAACCGGCAGCAATTGCTTCAGCTCAGGCCCTTGTTGATTGATCTCACCGTTCAGGGTCAAACCCAGCAGCTTGCCTATTTGGGTCAGCAACGTCGTTGGATCGATCGACTCGGCGGTGAGCCGCTTGCGCGGTGTTTACAAACCGTGCGGGAGTGTTTTCAGATTTGGCAGACCTGCCATGCCGACGTGTTGAAGCTGGAGACAGATCGATGTCGTCTCCAAGAGGAGCAGCAGGAGCAAGACGCGTTGTTGATGGAACTCGAGGCAGCTTCCCTTGATGACCCCTCTGAAATTCAACAGCTGGAACAGGAGCAAGACCGCTTGGTCCATGGCGTGCGCTTGCTCGAAGGTCTTGCTGTGTTGATTGGCCGGCTTCAAGACGGCGCTGAGCAGGCTCCATCGGCTTTGGATCACCTCATGGCCTGCTGCCACGAGCTGCAGCAATTGCAGACCCTTGATGCCTCCCTGAGCGTTTCGGCTGAGAGCTGCCTTGATCTGGAGGCTGGTGTTCTCGATTTAATCCGGGGCCTGGAAGCGTATGGAGCGGCTTTGGAGAGCGATCCAGAACGATTGGGTGTGCTGCAGGAACGGCTGGCTTTGCTGAAACGCTTGGAGCGGCGTTATGGCGTTGAACTGAAGGTGTTGATTGAGCGGCGTGATGCGCTGCGCGATCAACATGCCGCTGGGGGTGCCGACGCGGCGTTGGAGGTGTTGCGCTACCAGGAACAGGAGGCTCGCAAGCATCGCGATTCCTGCAACCAATCGCTCACGGCTTTGCGACAGGCTTCCGCCGTGGGCTTGGAGGAGCGCTTGATGGCCCACTTGCGACCGATGGGCCTTGAAAATGTGCGCTTTCGGGTGGATTTCTCTGCAGCTGAGCCCATGGATCTAGGCGCAGATGCGATCTGCTTCTTATTTTCGGCGAATCCAGGCCAGCCCCTGTCCCCGTTAGGAGAGGTGGCCTCAGGAGGGGAGATGTCGCGTTTTCTGTTGGCACTCAAAACCTGTCTGGCGGATGTGGATGGTTCCAGCACCTTGTTGTTTGACGAGATCGACAGTGGTGTGAGCGGTCGCGTGAGTGGAGAGATGGCCAACTTGCTGCGAACCATGGCCAAGCATCGCCAGGTGTTTTGTGTGACCCATCAACCGCTCGTGGCAGCAGCAGCTGATCATCACTTCCGCGTTAGCAAGGAGGTGGTGGACGGAGAAACCTGCTCGCGAGTGTCCCATCTGCGGGACACTCAGGCCAGACGCCAAGAGTTGGCTGAATTGGCTGGAGGGGATTTTGAGGATGCTCAAGCCTATGCGGCAAGTTTGTTGGAGCAGCGAGCAGCCTGA